The Zavarzinella sp. sequence TGCGCTATTCTGGCGCGTCGGCAAATCGATAATTCGGGCGGGACCAGAATTGGAGTGCAGATCAGCAGCGCAGCCTGGTGGATCTGTTTTGTTGGCGGGGCTGGTTATGCTGCCTTCGTTTACGCAAACCAACTGTTCATGGAACAGGATGCACGTCAGATGGTTGACAAATGGTTTGCGGAACTGAAAGAAGGCAAGCCCGGCTATGCTTACATCTATTGTGTGGAACCGCTGAAACGGGCTGATTTGAATCCCGATGATATCGAAAGCCTCAGCACTAGTACAAGTGGTGCTAGTTACGCTGAAATGATTAACAATGATCTGGTACAGTTGGTATTACGAAATGTAGATAATGTAAAATTCATCCACCGGGCCACTTCAACCGCACCATCAGATCCAGGCACCCAGACCCTTTATCACACTTATCAGATTGAGTGTGCTGAGGGGATATTTACTAGTACCATTGTTACCACAATTACAAGAAATTCTAAAAATCAGCGTATGCCCTGGCTCGTTGGTTCCACCAGTTATGGAACATTTGCTGCGAACTTGAATCAGGATAAAGTCTCCAATTATGGTTTCTTTGTCGAGCGACTCAAAGATCAGGGTGCACAGTTCGCGAATCGCTGGATGGAAACTCAACGTGCCTCCTATTATCGCAGCCACCTGATGACTTGTCCTACAGTCCACCGATATCAAAAGAATGAACAGTTAGCGATTAATTATGCTGTACTTGGTGCACAAGCAATGACAGTTCCGTTAGAACTTACCATTGATGATCTGCCAATAGATCGTGCTGGAAACCTTGATCCTGCAAAGTTCAGCCCATTTGACGATCTACTGAATATTGGATTTTTCAAGAAGCCGGGCTCGAATGACCCACTTTCATCAACGAAACTGGATCAACTGCGGGAATTATGGAAGTCTCCCAAAATTGTTGCCAACGTGGCAGGTTTTACTGCTGGGCCGGACAAGACATTTGACAAATGGCAGTACGAGTTCAAAAACGATCAAGTGAGAGTCGTATTTCCGGTAAAGATTATGCTTCGTGGCACCGATTACGCTCTTGGAAAAATCATCGTTGCAGTCGAACAACCCGAAGTCAACAATATTTTGTCCGGATTGCGTCAAGAGGGGCTGAACTCTGTCGATCTGGAAAAACGGCCCAAAATACCCGAGCCATTCTGGAAAGTGATTGGGCTGGAAACGGATCTGGAACGGATTGTCCCTCCTGCTCAAGGTCCCCCTGGTGGGCCACAAGGCAGCTGATTCTGGCACCTTCCATTCAACACAAACTCAGCCTTCTTTCCCAATGTAAATGCGTTTTGCAATTAACGCCGCAGTATAGCCCGCTTTGAATCCAGCATCGATATTGACCGTGACGACACCTGCTGAACAGGCATTCAACATGGTTAACAATGCAGCCACCCCATGAAAGGCGGTCCCGTACCCAACACTGGTGGGGACAGCAATCACAGGCACATCGACCAACCCACCAACAACGCTTGGCAAGGCTCCATCCATGCCCGCCACCACAATCACGACATCCGCAGTACGTAGGTGATCCAGGTGCCTCAGCAAGCGGTGCAACCCTGCTACCCCAACATCAGCAATCAACTCTACCCCCACCCCCATTGCTTTGATTGTCTGTATTGTTTCGTGCGCAACTGGCAGATCGACAGTGCCAGCAGTCAGCACCAATACCCTTCCGACTGGATCGGCTTCGGGACCCACTGGCAGCCAGAAGGTGCGTCCCAAAGAATCGTAGTTTGCGGTGGGAAACCGATCCAGAACATGGGTGGCCTGTTCTGACGATAACCGCGTCCCCAGACAGGACTGCTGGGCGGCATGCAATCGTTCCACTACCTGCACAATCCAGGTGGGGTCTTTACCTTCACAATAAATTACTTCGGGAAAGCCACAACGGCGTTGTCGATCAAGATCAACCTGGGCAAAGCCCAGATCGCTGACCATCCCTCCCATCAGTCGTGTGGCCGCCAGATCCACAGGTACCTGACCAGATTTTACTTGCTGTAATAGTTCGATAAGTTCTTGATTCATAAATACTTGTGACAGTTTGGTGGCCGTCCAGTTCAAAGAATTTGATAGGATTCCACTTATTTACTCATTAAAATACGCACAATACTTCTCCTACTATGCGAGGTGTACCGTGCGTACCTTCAGTTTAGTCCTGTTTTTTTCGCTGGCACTCATTGCTGAAGCAAAACAGCCCAATGTGGTGTTGATATTTGCCGATGACCTTGGTTACGGCGACTTAGGTTGCTACGGAAACAGCAAAATCCGCACGCCGAACATTGACCAACTTGCCAAAGACGGCAGTACATTTCGCCATTTTTATGTGGCCCAGCCTGTTTGTACAGCATCGCGTGCAGCCCTGATGACAGGGTGTTACGCCAATCGGGTGGGGCTAGCAGGAGCACTAAACCACACTAGTTTAGTAGGGATTAATCCCACTGAACTGACGATGGGAGAGCTATTCAAAGCAAATGGTTATGCCACCGGGATTTACGGCAAATGGCATCTTGGCTTGCAGGAACAATTTCACCCCGCCGCAAATGGATTTGATGATTATCTGGGCATTCCTTATTCCAACGATAATGGCCCACTGCACCCCACGGTGCCTGGTATGCCTGCTTTGCCCTTATTTGACGGCAAGAAAATCGTGGAAAAAGATCCTGATCAGGCGTTGTTCACCAGAAGACTGACAGAACGTGCGGTGAATTTCATTAAAACCAACCGCGAGAAGCCATTTTTTCTTTACATGCCCCACATTATGCCGCACGTGCCAATCTTTGCCTCGGACCGGTTCCGTGGGAAATCACAATTTGGTCTGTATGGCGATGTGATTGAGGAGCTGGATTGGTCAGTCGGTGAAATCTGTAAGTCATTAAAAGAAATGAACTTAGAACGCGATACACTCGTGATTTTCACATCAGATAATGGACCATTTTTGTCCTACGGTGAACACGCAGGCTCCTCAGGTGCGTTGCGGGAAGGAAAATTGACTACCTTTGAAGGTGGTGTGCGAACTCCGTGCATCATGCGCTGGCCAGGCACAATCCCACCCGGTGCAACAACAGATGAACTACTGACCTCATTCGATTTGTTGCCCACTTTTGCTGCAATGCTGAATGCAAAACTAGCTGATTCGAAGATCGATGGGGTTAATCAACTCGAATTCTTGAAGAATGCAGGCAAAGGCAAGTCTTCCCGCACTGAATTCTGGTACTACGCTGGCGAGGAGTTACACGCTGTGCGGTCTGGTCCCTGGAAGCTGCACTTGCCCCACGAATACCTGACCGTTGCTGCCGCACCCGGAAAAGGTGGGAAACCTTCGAATTTCGAGAATATGAAACCGCTGACGATTAAAGAATCGGGGCTTCGTGGGATCGCCAGCAGACACGGCTACGCAGTTCGTCAGCAACCTTTTGCGTTGTATCATTTGCTAGACGATCCGGGAGAAACGAAGAACCAGTTCAAAAATCGGCCAGAAGTGGTCGATGAACTGATGAAAATTGTGGAAAATGCCCGCACCGATCTGGGAGATCGATTGACTAAAAGAACTGGCAAAAATGTCCGTACCGTGGGTAAAGTACCAGAACCTTAGAAGCTCCTAACCGTTTTACTTTATCGCAATATTACAATATCACTCAACTGGTGTCATTTCATCACTGATAGTCAGGTGAGTTCGAAATACCTGCGGATCGATGGTGCCACCTATGAAACGGGCTGAGCCATCTGCGAAACAGACCATGATGCCACCTTCATGACAACCGCCGAATGATTTTCCTTCACCAAGCGGTTCATTTTCATTTTTTTCTAATGTTCTCAATGTTGCGGATCCACCTTTCAGCCAGGGAGGGATTTCAGAATTAGTTTCCAATAAAGCGATGGTGTTGCTCAACCCATCCACAATCAGTGAAAATGGTGTGTTGCCGTCATACCGAAAGGCCCCCGCATTTGCAGATTGCTTTACAAGTGGTTCAGCAGGCGTTCCGTTGCCAATCCCACCATTGGCAACATAGTTAGCCAGTTGGGGGGTGTTTTCACCCACTGGAGAGTATACCGCCGGACAGCGGGCAATTTTCAGAAAATAGTGCGATATTCGGGAATTGTCTCCTTCATTCCATGCTGCATCGGCTGCAAACATCGGCAGGATTTCCGCCAATCCTTTTGGAGAACGGTGACCAATCTTTAATTCAGGATTACTCGGTCCCTGATCGACGACATTCAAGGTCCAGACATACCAACTGCACCGATCTGCTACGGGTACCTGCGTGCGATCAAACGTTCCCGCTGGTAGGTAATCCACAACCGTTGCAGGCATTGGGCCGTTAGGAATCGACGGACTTTGTAAACCGATGGTGCCCAGTATACGGTAGTGATTTTTGCAGTTTTCCCGTTGGCTGTTCTGTTGAGAATGAAACAGGTACGGAAAAATCAGCCCACCCAACAGAAACAGGAGAACGAGCACCACGATAACCAGAATCACTTTTGCCATCATATCCCACAGGTGAGGTGATTAAATCCATTTTATCAGTGGGATGTTTTTCACCAAGTTCAAGGAAAAGTTGTTGACATTGGAAGAAATTCTCATTAACATTTTGTCAGATACGTTTATGAACGTATCTTCACAAATACCTGCCTTGTAGTTATTATTCAAAGGTTATGATGATGAAACTCCTCTCTCTCCGTCGGGGTGCATTCACCCTGATTGAATTATTGGTGGTAATTGCAATTATCGCCATCCTGATCGGGCTACTGCTTCCAGCAGTGCAAAAAGTCCGTGAAGCTGCCAATCGGTCGAAATGTAGTAATAACCTGAAACAATTGGGTGTTGCAATCCATTCCCACCACGATACCGTGGGTTACATCCCGCCCCGGGAAAGCAATAACGAGGGAAATGGATCCTGTGCTGGTCCCAATTATGTCACTGGAAACTGTGGCCGAATTTCTGGTCTTGTTGGATTGCTGCCTTACATCGAACAGGACAACGTCCACCGGCTACTCTATTCGGTCACCAACATTACCGTGGGTGGCACACCTGTAACGATTCCTCAAGGAGGCATCGCACCGTGGCGTGGCGAACACCCCACCTACAGCAGTTCTATTAAGACGTTCCTCTGTCCATCGGACCCAACTGGTGATTCCACATCTGGTGTGCGTCGTGGCAATTATGTCTTTAATAGTGGCGATCAGGTAAATACGTTTCGTTCCACCAACGGTCCCCGTGGTCCCCACGGATATCAGACCAAGTACAAGTTTGCCAATATTACAGACGGCACCAGTAACACGATTTCCATGGCGGAACGGCTCATTGCCACAGGTCAGAACGATATTACAGCAACCGGAAGAAATGCAGGCAATATGACCACTCCAGCAGCCTGTTTGGCTCTGTACGATACGGTGAATCGTCGATATACAAGTGAATTTTCCGGCTGGGCAGGTCGTCGCTGGGCTGATGGTGGGGGTGGTTTCTCTGGATTTACTACCAATATTCGTATTAATGGCCCTTCCTGTGCCTGGAACAACCACGATGCACAGCCGGGATTTTATTCTGCCAGCAGTCGCCATACCGGCGGGGTAAATGCGGTGATGATGGATGGTTCTGTTCGTTTCATTCGTGATTCCATCGACGTGGGCAATCCCGGTGCCAGTGCCAGTGGTATTACTGGTTTCAGTCCTTTTGGTGTGCTGGGTGCCTTAGGCAGCATGGATGGCGGCGAAACTGTTACAGACAATTAAGTGCATCATCACAGTCTTCCTCCCCGAAAATAGTTTGAGAACATAATCTCCATGAGAAAAATATCCCGATTATCTGTTTGTGTCGCAATTCTCGCGTTTATCTGCGCTTGCGACAAAAAAGCAGAAACCCCACCACAAAAAGATACCATCCCCGTCACTGGAAAGGTGGAATACAACAATCGACCTGTTGCTAAAGCTACGGTGACGTTTCATGCAGAAGGTGGTTCCCACGTTTCTACGGGAATTACTGACGATCAGGGTAATTTTACCCTGAAGACCTATGGCAGCAAAAATGGTGCACCAGTGGGTAAATATAAGGTCACAGTGGTTGTTTCGAATGTTGTAGAAAGCGAACCTGGTGTATTGGCACCGATGCCAGAAGAAGGTACAGTGCGGCCAACCATTCCACCTGTTTATGCTGATCTGGAAACAACAACAATTGAAGTAGACCTGCAGGAGAGCAACGCGGGCAACCTGAAAATCGTGCTGAAGTAACTTGCACGTACCAGATTTTCAACTAAAGCGTTCATCGTCGAATGCCCGAATGACTTTGGGCTTATCTTCAGCTTCTTTTGCTTTGATATACCACCCGGCCAGGTTCAAATCGGCTTTGGTGGTTATTTTGATATTGTAATGTGATCCAGGTACCACTGTGACCGGCTGTCCAAGTGCTTCTACCAATTGGGCATCATCCGTAATCTTGCCTGAAATATTCCCACGATTTGCATAAGCCTCTAGCAACAATTCTTTACGAAACACCTGGGGAGTTTGCACAGCCCACAACTGTTCCCGTGCAACCGTTTTGGTAATCAGCTGTTGTTGATTTACTTCTTTGATTGTTTCATTGATCGGTAAGCCTGGCAACGCAGCACCTGTTTTTTCTGCCATCGCAAAAACCTGATCAATCAAAGCTGCAGGAACACATGGGCGAACGGCATCATGAACCGCTACAAATTCCACTTCTGGATCCAGTTTTGCCAACCCGTTCGCAATTGATTCGAACCGTTCTTTTCCACCATCCACCAAATGAATGTTCATAAACATGACATTCGCTGCAAAGCGGGACGTGAATAACTCCCGATCTTCAGGTGAAATCACCAGAATAATCTGGACGACATCAGGACGGTTGACGAATGCCTCAACAGAACGAATCCAGACAGCACGCCCATCCAATTGTGTGAACGGCTTCTTTTCCTTGCCAGCAAACCGGCTTGATTGTCCTGCTGCAGGTAATACCACGGCAAACTTAGCCATTAAGTTACTCCTTTAATCGAGAGAGGGGACCAAGAAACTCAATCGCCAGGAGTAATTTTATATGAAATTGGATGCTTATTTCGCTTGTCTATAAGCACGCATTAAAGCGGTGGTGGCCCAGTATGTGGCTGAAATTGAAATAAACTGATTTACGCCGTGGGGGTCGCCGTTGTCAAAAAATCGTTGGACTGGCTTGGCACGGGTGGCAAC is a genomic window containing:
- the larB gene encoding nickel pincer cofactor biosynthesis protein LarB is translated as MNQELIELLQQVKSGQVPVDLAATRLMGGMVSDLGFAQVDLDRQRRCGFPEVIYCEGKDPTWIVQVVERLHAAQQSCLGTRLSSEQATHVLDRFPTANYDSLGRTFWLPVGPEADPVGRVLVLTAGTVDLPVAHETIQTIKAMGVGVELIADVGVAGLHRLLRHLDHLRTADVVIVVAGMDGALPSVVGGLVDVPVIAVPTSVGYGTAFHGVAALLTMLNACSAGVVTVNIDAGFKAGYTAALIAKRIYIGKEG
- a CDS encoding sulfatase; translated protein: MRTFSLVLFFSLALIAEAKQPNVVLIFADDLGYGDLGCYGNSKIRTPNIDQLAKDGSTFRHFYVAQPVCTASRAALMTGCYANRVGLAGALNHTSLVGINPTELTMGELFKANGYATGIYGKWHLGLQEQFHPAANGFDDYLGIPYSNDNGPLHPTVPGMPALPLFDGKKIVEKDPDQALFTRRLTERAVNFIKTNREKPFFLYMPHIMPHVPIFASDRFRGKSQFGLYGDVIEELDWSVGEICKSLKEMNLERDTLVIFTSDNGPFLSYGEHAGSSGALREGKLTTFEGGVRTPCIMRWPGTIPPGATTDELLTSFDLLPTFAAMLNAKLADSKIDGVNQLEFLKNAGKGKSSRTEFWYYAGEELHAVRSGPWKLHLPHEYLTVAAAPGKGGKPSNFENMKPLTIKESGLRGIASRHGYAVRQQPFALYHLLDDPGETKNQFKNRPEVVDELMKIVENARTDLGDRLTKRTGKNVRTVGKVPEP
- a CDS encoding DUF1559 domain-containing protein — encoded protein: MMAKVILVIVVLVLLFLLGGLIFPYLFHSQQNSQRENCKNHYRILGTIGLQSPSIPNGPMPATVVDYLPAGTFDRTQVPVADRCSWYVWTLNVVDQGPSNPELKIGHRSPKGLAEILPMFAADAAWNEGDNSRISHYFLKIARCPAVYSPVGENTPQLANYVANGGIGNGTPAEPLVKQSANAGAFRYDGNTPFSLIVDGLSNTIALLETNSEIPPWLKGGSATLRTLEKNENEPLGEGKSFGGCHEGGIMVCFADGSARFIGGTIDPQVFRTHLTISDEMTPVE
- a CDS encoding DUF1559 domain-containing protein, whose protein sequence is MKLLSLRRGAFTLIELLVVIAIIAILIGLLLPAVQKVREAANRSKCSNNLKQLGVAIHSHHDTVGYIPPRESNNEGNGSCAGPNYVTGNCGRISGLVGLLPYIEQDNVHRLLYSVTNITVGGTPVTIPQGGIAPWRGEHPTYSSSIKTFLCPSDPTGDSTSGVRRGNYVFNSGDQVNTFRSTNGPRGPHGYQTKYKFANITDGTSNTISMAERLIATGQNDITATGRNAGNMTTPAACLALYDTVNRRYTSEFSGWAGRRWADGGGGFSGFTTNIRINGPSCAWNNHDAQPGFYSASSRHTGGVNAVMMDGSVRFIRDSIDVGNPGASASGITGFSPFGVLGALGSMDGGETVTDN
- a CDS encoding carboxypeptidase-like regulatory domain-containing protein — encoded protein: MRKISRLSVCVAILAFICACDKKAETPPQKDTIPVTGKVEYNNRPVAKATVTFHAEGGSHVSTGITDDQGNFTLKTYGSKNGAPVGKYKVTVVVSNVVESEPGVLAPMPEEGTVRPTIPPVYADLETTTIEVDLQESNAGNLKIVLK
- the ispD gene encoding 2-C-methyl-D-erythritol 4-phosphate cytidylyltransferase, with translation MAKFAVVLPAAGQSSRFAGKEKKPFTQLDGRAVWIRSVEAFVNRPDVVQIILVISPEDRELFTSRFAANVMFMNIHLVDGGKERFESIANGLAKLDPEVEFVAVHDAVRPCVPAALIDQVFAMAEKTGAALPGLPINETIKEVNQQQLITKTVAREQLWAVQTPQVFRKELLLEAYANRGNISGKITDDAQLVEALGQPVTVVPGSHYNIKITTKADLNLAGWYIKAKEAEDKPKVIRAFDDERFS